A DNA window from Actinomycetes bacterium contains the following coding sequences:
- a CDS encoding alpha/beta hydrolase — MGNRSGGCHGQLSSQASHARRCGGGADHRVLGRACGFGSGERLRPGGQLPFFDPATRYEGAQTVAGLLPNSRLLSYAGWGHTVYWGVSSCVDAAVNAYLIDGVLPAQGTVCQPEIDPFAPVEPEPLAVGAELRRTGRSAMLPEATKRALRG; from the coding sequence GTGGGCAACAGGAGCGGAGGCTGCCATGGTCAACTATCCTCGCAAGCGTCTCATGCTCGTCGCTGCGGTGGCGGCGCTGACCATCGGGTCCTTGGCCGTGCCTGCGGCTTCGGCTCCGGCGAGAGGCTCCGGCCAGGAGGCCAGCTCCCCTTCTTCGATCCGGCGACGCGGTATGAGGGGGCGCAGACGGTCGCCGGGCTGCTGCCGAACTCCCGGCTGCTGTCGTATGCCGGCTGGGGCCATACCGTCTACTGGGGCGTGTCGAGCTGCGTGGACGCCGCGGTGAACGCCTACCTCATCGACGGTGTGCTGCCGGCCCAGGGCACGGTCTGCCAACCCGAGATCGACCCGTTCGCGCCGGTCGAGCCCGAACCGCTCGCCGTCGGCGCCGAGCTGCGGCGGACCGGCCGGTCGGCGATGCTGCCCGAGGCCACCAAACGCGCACTCCGGGGGTGA
- a CDS encoding ATP-binding protein, with the protein MAQPGYRPVARPDRWGPLAARLLPARGAHAATGQPRATVVVLLAVGSGLALVGVLAPTAVQPLHVASALLIGAGGFVAWWSVAPDPAQPPWVPKSLAALFLTAVLILAADIGTHPTLAGDTGGPIRVQSELALVIRGVLMAVAAGIGLWSVPAGVRGRPADEWMADALLLVLGLTVPLLALILPQRSALAPLSVAEWILVAGIVALCVAAGTVALWPRPPFADPGQAIVVSLGAFGGLTLEVIGLAGGWGLLRDAADLNAGSILCAALLAAGGILRARRPRFESIGLAVTVAFGVLAAISPWLAPQPNRFWGFFAVIGAATVLAFRLIRTDTRSDRDRTALAEAVAREQEAAQRLRALDEMKTTFLRAVSHDLRTPLTVILGSALTLQRRVERLSPEDRAELLGRLGANARKLERLLTDLLDLDRLSRGILEPQRRPTDVGALVRRVKAEMEALADRPVTVVAAPVVADVDGPKVERIVENLLINAARHTPAGTPVWIRVDPWAAGVQIAVEDAGPGLPAERRESIFEAFQQGPSAAAHAPGVGIGLSLVIRFAELHGGRAWVQDRPGGGASFRVLLPDRSPERLPLNRNDTRSPT; encoded by the coding sequence ATGGCGCAGCCCGGATACCGGCCCGTGGCGCGGCCGGACCGCTGGGGGCCGCTGGCCGCCAGGCTGCTCCCGGCCCGCGGGGCCCACGCCGCGACCGGCCAGCCCAGAGCGACAGTGGTCGTGCTGCTGGCGGTGGGGTCCGGCCTGGCCCTGGTGGGCGTGCTGGCGCCGACGGCGGTGCAGCCCCTGCACGTGGCGAGCGCGCTGCTGATCGGGGCGGGCGGCTTCGTGGCCTGGTGGAGCGTGGCGCCCGACCCGGCCCAGCCTCCCTGGGTACCCAAGAGCCTCGCCGCCCTGTTCCTGACCGCGGTGCTGATCCTGGCTGCGGACATCGGTACCCATCCGACGCTGGCCGGAGATACCGGCGGCCCCATCCGGGTCCAGTCCGAGCTCGCGCTCGTGATCCGAGGCGTCCTCATGGCCGTTGCGGCCGGGATCGGCCTGTGGTCTGTCCCGGCCGGCGTGCGGGGCCGCCCGGCGGACGAGTGGATGGCGGACGCCCTCCTCCTCGTCCTGGGCCTGACCGTGCCTCTGCTGGCGCTGATCCTGCCCCAGCGGTCCGCGCTGGCTCCGCTCAGTGTGGCCGAGTGGATCCTGGTGGCCGGGATCGTGGCCCTCTGCGTCGCGGCCGGCACGGTGGCGCTGTGGCCCCGCCCCCCCTTCGCCGATCCCGGGCAGGCGATCGTGGTGTCGCTCGGGGCCTTCGGGGGCCTGACCCTTGAGGTGATCGGGCTGGCGGGGGGCTGGGGCTTGTTGCGCGACGCCGCCGACCTGAACGCCGGCAGCATCCTGTGCGCGGCCCTGCTGGCCGCGGGCGGCATCCTGCGGGCCCGGCGCCCGCGGTTCGAGTCGATCGGGCTGGCGGTCACGGTCGCCTTCGGTGTCCTCGCCGCGATCAGTCCCTGGCTGGCGCCCCAGCCGAACCGGTTCTGGGGGTTCTTCGCCGTGATCGGGGCGGCCACGGTGCTCGCCTTCCGGCTCATCCGCACCGACACCCGGTCCGACCGCGACCGGACCGCCCTGGCCGAGGCGGTCGCGCGCGAGCAGGAGGCCGCCCAGCGGCTGCGGGCCCTCGACGAGATGAAGACCACGTTCCTGCGCGCCGTCTCACACGACCTGCGCACCCCGCTCACGGTGATCCTCGGGTCGGCGCTCACCTTGCAGCGGCGGGTGGAGCGCCTGTCACCCGAGGACCGCGCCGAGTTGCTCGGGCGGCTCGGCGCCAACGCCCGCAAGCTGGAGCGGCTGCTGACCGACCTGCTCGACCTGGACCGCCTGAGCCGGGGCATCCTGGAGCCGCAGCGCCGGCCCACGGACGTGGGCGCCCTCGTCCGCAGGGTCAAGGCGGAGATGGAGGCTCTGGCCGACCGCCCGGTGACCGTGGTCGCCGCGCCGGTGGTAGCCGACGTGGACGGCCCCAAGGTCGAGCGGATCGTTGAGAACCTGCTCATCAACGCGGCCAGGCACACCCCAGCCGGGACGCCGGTGTGGATCCGGGTCGACCCCTGGGCGGCCGGGGTGCAGATCGCGGTGGAGGACGCGGGTCCCGGGCTGCCCGCAGAACGCCGGGAGTCGATCTTCGAGGCGTTCCAGCAGGGGCCAAGCGCGGCCGCCCACGCCCCGGGAGTGGGGATCGGCCTGTCGCTGGTGATCCGCTTCGCCGAGCTGCACGGAGGGCGCGCCTGGGTGCAGGACCGTCCCGGCGGCGGCGCCTCCTTCCGGGTACTGCTCCCCGACCGGTCCCCGGAGCGGCTGCCCCTGAACAGGAACGACACCCGCTCCCCAACGTGA